From Candidatus Palibaumannia cicadellinicola, the proteins below share one genomic window:
- a CDS encoding penicillin-binding protein activator LpoB, with translation MNNSWFFIMLLTTVSLLTYGHQKNKFFSNLPTNELVQMPPKFKYINWEASLSPLVNNMMLVDGIRKNSLLLVNTIKNNTNGSLKSGQATTMLRSLIAAANSEKFTLIRVDTIKSARINLGLSYEDSLESRSKAIALARYLKAQYVLYSTANGDIKKPELDMQLMLVNTGEIVWDGKGIIIYSK, from the coding sequence ATGAACAATAGCTGGTTTTTTATTATGCTACTAACTACGGTATCATTACTAACATATGGTCATCAAAAAAATAAATTTTTTTCTAATTTGCCAACTAATGAGCTAGTTCAAATGCCACCTAAGTTTAAGTACATTAACTGGGAAGCAAGTCTTTCTCCATTAGTAAATAATATGATGTTAGTTGATGGTATTAGGAAAAATAGTTTGCTACTAGTTAATACTATTAAAAATAATACTAATGGTAGCCTCAAGTCTGGCCAAGCTACTACTATGTTAAGAAGCTTAATTGCTGCTGCTAATAGCGAAAAATTTACTCTAATCAGAGTAGATACTATTAAAAGTGCGCGCATTAATTTAGGACTTTCTTACGAAGATAGTTTAGAATCACGTAGTAAAGCAATAGCATTGGCTAGATATCTGAAAGCACAATATGTGCTATATAGCACAGCTAATGGGGATATTAAAAAACCAGAACTAGATATGCAGTTAATGCTAGTAAATACTGGAGAGATTGTCTGGGATGGTAAGGGTATTATTATATATTCAAAATAA
- a CDS encoding HIT domain-containing protein yields MKTINIFSKIISREILADIIYQDNLVTAFRDISPQAPIHIIIVTNKCIPTVNDVTIQDEIILGRMIVVAAKIAKKESISDHGYRLIINCNNHGGQEIYHLHMHLLGGRQLGPLIT; encoded by the coding sequence ATGAAAACAATAAATATTTTTAGTAAAATTATTAGTAGGGAGATTTTGGCTGATATTATATATCAGGATAATCTAGTTACTGCTTTTCGTGATATCAGTCCCCAAGCCCCTATTCATATTATTATCGTTACTAACAAGTGTATCCCAACAGTAAATGATGTTACAATTCAAGATGAAATTATATTAGGGAGAATGATTGTAGTAGCTGCAAAAATAGCTAAAAAAGAGAGCATAAGTGATCATGGGTACCGCTTAATTATTAATTGTAACAATCATGGGGGACAAGAAATTTATCATCTCCATATGCATTTGCTTGGAGGTAGACAACTAGGTCCGTTAATAACCTAA
- a CDS encoding YchF/TatD family DNA exonuclease — protein sequence MFLIDSHCHIDKLNYHNLHNDVQDVMHKARMRDVRLILSVCTMLSNFDRITSLIGNRNDILYSCGIHPLNIDVPPYDLLALRTRAARNDVVAIGETGLDYYHQQDNKKQQQNFFREHIRISKEYNKPLIVHTRSASNDTIDILRKEKADSGVLHSFTDDINTAKVALDIGFYISFSGIITFRNADILRDTARFIPMDRILIETDSPYLAPVPYRGKENQPAYLRDIAEYIATLKGVKLEKLAMVTTENFCQLFHLDTEMTIKHFNKTS from the coding sequence ATGTTTTTAATTGATTCCCATTGTCATATTGATAAATTAAATTACCATAATTTACACAATGATGTCCAAGATGTCATGCACAAAGCTAGGATGCGTGATGTTAGGTTAATTTTATCGGTGTGTACCATGCTATCTAATTTTGATAGGATAACATCCTTAATTGGTAATCGTAATGATATTCTTTATTCCTGTGGTATTCATCCATTGAATATTGATGTACCACCATATGATTTATTAGCACTACGTACTAGAGCAGCTAGAAATGATGTAGTAGCAATTGGTGAAACTGGACTAGATTATTATCATCAGCAGGATAATAAAAAGCAGCAACAAAATTTTTTCCGTGAACATATACGTATTAGTAAAGAGTATAATAAACCTCTGATTGTGCATACCCGTAGCGCAAGCAACGATACTATCGATATTTTACGTAAAGAAAAAGCTGATAGTGGAGTATTACATTCTTTTACTGATGATATTAATACTGCTAAAGTAGCACTAGATATAGGCTTTTATATCTCTTTTTCTGGTATTATCACATTTCGTAATGCTGATATACTACGTGATACAGCTAGATTTATTCCTATGGACCGTATCTTAATTGAAACAGACTCCCCATATTTAGCACCAGTTCCTTATCGTGGTAAGGAAAATCAACCAGCTTATTTACGTGATATAGCAGAATATATAGCAACGCTAAAAGGAGTTAAATTAGAAAAATTAGCTATGGTGACTACAGAAAATTTCTGTCAACTATTTCACTTAGACACTGAAATGACAATTAAACACTTTAATAAAACAAGTTAA
- a CDS encoding DNA polymerase III subunit delta' C-terminal domain-containing protein yields MIIYPWLESTYLNILNIYQQGKGYAILISSPPGNGKASLFKVIIRWLMCSIKPKSMKYCGQCNSCQLMNTGNHPDYYYLNIKKERNSIGVDIIRMLIEKLYSHAYQDGAKLIWLAHIELLTKQGMNALLKIIEEPPDNTYFLLGCRDYACILPTLLSRCIYWQLPLPIESMGLSWLHQQNNDTYPILAARTALRLCGGAPLAAQYLLNSAYWEQRIELCSTISKVLHSGKFLTLLPLIDVNDDAPLNWLLTILVDALKLQQSSQDFLVNLDQSALINAIAKRWTTIYLHDKVQQLLYCRKKLSDIKGINRQLLLAHRLLNWELEISKYTYNNNI; encoded by the coding sequence ATGATAATATACCCTTGGCTAGAATCTACTTACCTAAACATTTTAAACATTTACCAACAGGGTAAGGGATATGCGATATTAATATCTAGTCCACCAGGTAACGGCAAGGCATCTTTATTTAAAGTTATTATTCGTTGGTTAATGTGTAGTATTAAGCCAAAGTCAATGAAATATTGTGGTCAGTGCAATAGCTGCCAGTTAATGAATACAGGTAATCACCCAGATTATTATTATCTCAATATAAAAAAAGAAAGAAATAGTATTGGAGTAGATATAATACGCATGTTGATAGAGAAATTATATTCTCACGCGTACCAAGATGGAGCTAAGTTAATATGGCTAGCGCATATAGAATTATTAACTAAGCAAGGAATGAATGCACTACTAAAAATTATTGAGGAACCGCCAGATAATACTTATTTTCTACTTGGGTGTAGAGATTATGCATGTATTTTACCAACTTTATTAAGCCGCTGTATTTACTGGCAGTTACCTTTACCGATAGAATCTATGGGGTTAAGTTGGCTACATCAGCAGAATAATGATACTTATCCTATATTAGCAGCACGCACAGCGCTACGTTTATGTGGTGGTGCTCCTTTAGCTGCGCAATATTTATTAAATTCAGCATACTGGGAACAGAGAATAGAATTATGCAGCACGATTAGCAAAGTTTTACATAGTGGTAAGTTTTTAACTTTGCTACCTTTAATTGATGTTAATGATGATGCACCGCTAAATTGGTTACTAACTATATTAGTTGATGCGCTGAAACTACAGCAAAGTTCGCAAGATTTTTTAGTTAATTTAGATCAATCTGCTTTAATTAACGCTATAGCTAAGCGTTGGACTACTATTTATCTACATGATAAAGTACAACAATTGCTATATTGCAGAAAAAAGTTGTCAGATATTAAAGGTATTAATCGCCAATTACTACTTGCACATAGATTATTAAATTGGGAATTGGAGATTAGTAAGTACACTTATAACAATAATATATAA
- the tmk gene encoding dTMP kinase — protein MNNSRFIVVEGLEGAGKTCAIKQVITTLRSYGITDVVVTREPGGTPLAEKLRKIIIDSAEDDVITEYTELLLLYAARVQLVESVIKPALKRGYWVVSDRHDLSSQAYQGGGRGINKKLLKTIRDAVLGNFYPDFTIYLDLPPTKSRDRVLMRGSKIDRIEAESLLFFQRTRARYQELVADNPSIVTIDAKQPLEQCSAAIHDHIVQWLSSNSQ, from the coding sequence ATGAATAATAGTAGATTTATTGTTGTTGAAGGTCTAGAAGGGGCGGGTAAAACCTGCGCTATTAAGCAAGTAATTACTACTTTACGTAGCTATGGTATTACTGACGTAGTGGTTACTCGTGAGCCAGGTGGTACTCCATTAGCGGAAAAATTACGAAAAATAATAATAGACTCCGCAGAAGATGATGTTATTACTGAATATACAGAGCTTTTGTTATTATATGCTGCCCGTGTTCAATTAGTAGAAAGTGTTATTAAACCAGCTTTAAAGCGAGGTTACTGGGTAGTAAGCGATAGACACGATCTTTCATCCCAAGCTTACCAAGGCGGAGGTCGTGGTATAAATAAAAAATTATTAAAAACTATACGTGATGCGGTTTTAGGTAATTTTTATCCAGATTTTACTATTTATCTAGATTTACCTCCTACTAAAAGTAGAGATAGAGTACTAATGCGAGGATCAAAAATAGACCGAATTGAAGCTGAATCACTATTATTTTTTCAACGTACACGTGCACGTTACCAGGAATTAGTTGCAGATAATCCTAGTATTGTTACTATTGATGCCAAACAACCATTGGAGCAGTGCAGTGCTGCGATTCACGACCATATAGTGCAATGGCTTAGCTCAAACTCACAGTAA
- the acpP gene encoding acyl carrier protein: MSTIEERVKVIIAEQLGVKKEEVVNHASFVDDLGADSLDTVELVMALEEEFNTEIPDEEAEKITTVQAAIDFIQASQSVIS, encoded by the coding sequence ATGAGCACTATCGAAGAACGAGTTAAGGTAATAATCGCTGAACAATTGGGAGTGAAGAAAGAAGAAGTAGTGAATCATGCTTCTTTCGTTGATGATCTAGGCGCTGATTCTCTTGACACTGTCGAGCTAGTAATGGCGCTGGAAGAAGAGTTTAATACTGAAATTCCAGACGAAGAAGCGGAAAAAATTACTACTGTTCAAGCAGCAATTGATTTTATTCAAGCAAGCCAATCGGTAATAAGTTAG
- the fabG gene encoding 3-oxoacyl-ACP reductase FabG, with amino-acid sequence MNLKNKIALVTGASRGIGRAIAEKLVAQQAVVVGTSTSENGAYNISTYLGTSGKGMKLNVSDLVSIDAFFKKMRTEFGDADILVNNAGITRDNLLIRMQEEEWQYVLDTNLTSVFRMSKAVIRSMLKKNYGRIITIGSVIGSIGNLGQANYAAAKAGLIGLSKSLAHEVASRGITINVVAPGVIKTDMTEVLTDENLCRILDKIPANRFGYPKEIASAVAFLASDEAAYITGETIHVNGGMYML; translated from the coding sequence ATGAATTTAAAAAATAAAATTGCTTTAGTTACCGGCGCTAGCCGTGGTATTGGTAGAGCTATTGCAGAAAAATTAGTAGCTCAGCAAGCAGTAGTAGTAGGGACTTCTACTAGCGAAAATGGAGCATATAATATTAGTACCTATTTAGGTACTAGTGGTAAGGGTATGAAACTGAATGTTTCAGACCTAGTATCTATCGATGCTTTTTTCAAAAAAATGCGTACAGAATTTGGGGATGCTGATATTTTAGTAAACAATGCAGGTATCACACGTGATAATCTTCTTATTAGGATGCAAGAAGAAGAATGGCAGTATGTTTTAGATACTAATCTAACTTCAGTATTCCGTATGTCTAAAGCTGTAATAAGATCGATGCTGAAAAAAAATTACGGCAGAATTATTACTATAGGTTCTGTGATAGGATCTATAGGTAATTTAGGACAAGCGAATTACGCAGCTGCTAAGGCAGGATTAATTGGATTAAGTAAATCGCTGGCTCATGAAGTAGCATCTAGAGGTATTACAATAAATGTAGTAGCACCAGGTGTTATTAAAACAGATATGACAGAAGTATTAACAGATGAAAATCTGTGTAGAATTTTAGATAAAATTCCAGCTAATCGTTTTGGTTATCCGAAAGAAATAGCAAGTGCAGTAGCTTTTTTAGCATCTGATGAGGCTGCATATATTACCGGGGAAACGATACATGTCAATGGAGGCATGTATATGCTATAA
- the fabD gene encoding ACP S-malonyltransferase, with amino-acid sequence MNKFAMVFPGQGSQKVGMLAEIAAYYPEEVKKIFNQASIVLNYDLLKLVEHGPAEELNKTWHTQPALLTMSVLIWRIWQKLGGIMPMFMAGHSLGEYSALVCAGVLDFTSAVKLVAIRGKLMQKAVPAGIGAMSAIIGIDHATIAAACSLAAQGQIVSLANFNTPNQVVITGHKEAVERASIICKAHGAKMTHRLIVSVPSHCILMKPAAKQLAKVLNNINFSIPKVPVVHNVDVCISNDPNIIRKALVRQLYSPVRWTETIEYLSAQDINTVLEIGPSKVLTGFTKQISNRLYCAAVNNNTSLSMLINKITRVTQ; translated from the coding sequence GTGAATAAATTTGCTATGGTATTTCCAGGACAGGGTTCTCAAAAAGTTGGGATGCTAGCTGAAATAGCAGCATACTATCCTGAAGAAGTTAAAAAAATTTTTAACCAAGCTTCGATTGTGCTAAATTATGATTTATTAAAGCTAGTAGAACATGGTCCTGCTGAAGAACTTAATAAAACTTGGCATACACAGCCAGCATTATTAACAATGTCGGTATTGATATGGCGTATATGGCAAAAACTTGGCGGAATTATGCCAATGTTTATGGCAGGTCATAGTTTGGGTGAATATTCAGCATTAGTATGTGCTGGAGTATTAGATTTTACTTCTGCAGTCAAATTAGTAGCTATACGTGGTAAGTTAATGCAGAAAGCCGTTCCTGCTGGCATCGGCGCAATGTCTGCGATTATTGGTATCGATCATGCTACTATTGCAGCTGCTTGTTCACTGGCAGCGCAGGGACAAATAGTTTCTCTAGCAAATTTTAACACTCCGAATCAAGTGGTCATTACTGGCCATAAAGAAGCTGTTGAACGTGCTAGTATTATCTGTAAAGCTCATGGTGCTAAAATGACGCATAGGCTTATAGTCAGCGTCCCATCACACTGTATATTGATGAAACCTGCTGCAAAGCAGTTAGCAAAAGTACTGAACAATATAAATTTTTCAATTCCAAAGGTGCCGGTAGTACATAATGTTGATGTATGTATTTCTAATGATCCAAATATAATTCGTAAGGCGCTAGTACGTCAACTATATAGCCCGGTACGCTGGACAGAAACTATTGAGTACCTGTCTGCACAAGATATTAACACTGTACTTGAAATAGGACCTAGCAAAGTACTTACTGGATTTACTAAACAAATTAGTAATAGACTGTATTGTGCTGCAGTTAATAACAATACTTCATTATCTATGTTAATTAACAAGATAACTAGGGTAACACAATGA
- a CDS encoding beta-ketoacyl-ACP synthase III — protein MYTKILGTGSYLPAQIRSNADLEHMVDTSNEWIVTRTGIRERRIANAHETVFRMGYYAAEQALSMAGIAAEQVGMIIVATTSSSHAFPSSACQIQRELGITDCVSFDLAAACAGFAYALSVVDQYVKNGAIKHALVIGADVLSKKLAPNDRGTLILFGDGAGAVLLGGSAKPGIISTHLHADGSYGDLLTLPYNNNSLNYTADSYLKMSGNEVFKVAVTKLSHVADETLKINNLSHEDIDWLVPHQANLRIIYATAKKLGMKMNKVIVTLDRHGNTSAASVPLALDEGVRDGRIKTGQLVLLEAFGGGFTWGSALLRF, from the coding sequence ATGTATACAAAAATCCTAGGCACGGGAAGCTATCTCCCTGCGCAAATTAGGTCTAATGCTGACCTAGAACACATGGTAGATACATCAAATGAATGGATTGTTACTCGTACTGGTATACGCGAACGCCGCATTGCTAATGCACATGAAACTGTATTTCGTATGGGATATTATGCAGCTGAACAAGCACTGAGTATGGCTGGCATAGCAGCAGAACAAGTGGGGATGATAATAGTAGCGACTACCTCATCAAGTCATGCTTTTCCTAGTTCAGCATGTCAAATTCAAAGAGAATTAGGTATTACAGACTGTGTGTCTTTTGATTTAGCTGCGGCTTGTGCTGGATTTGCTTATGCCCTAAGCGTTGTCGATCAATATGTTAAAAATGGTGCTATTAAGCATGCACTAGTTATTGGTGCTGATGTTCTTAGTAAGAAGCTAGCTCCTAATGATCGAGGAACATTAATTTTGTTTGGTGATGGCGCAGGTGCAGTTCTGTTAGGTGGTTCAGCAAAGCCTGGAATAATTTCCACTCATTTGCATGCTGATGGAAGTTATGGAGATCTGTTAACCCTACCTTATAACAACAATAGCTTAAATTATACTGCAGATTCTTATCTTAAAATGTCTGGTAATGAAGTATTTAAGGTGGCGGTTACTAAGTTATCACATGTTGCTGATGAAACCCTAAAAATCAATAATTTATCTCACGAAGATATTGACTGGTTAGTACCTCATCAGGCTAACCTACGGATTATTTATGCAACAGCAAAAAAACTAGGGATGAAAATGAATAAAGTAATAGTTACCTTGGATAGACATGGAAATACTTCTGCTGCTTCTGTACCGTTAGCGCTCGATGAAGGAGTACGTGATGGTAGGATAAAAACAGGACAATTAGTTTTACTAGAAGCGTTTGGTGGCGGTTTTACCTGGGGTTCCGCTCTACTACGTTTTTAA
- the plsX gene encoding phosphate acyltransferase PlsX: MRGITLALDAMGGDFGPDVIVPAALQALRYYPQLELLLVGKPAAITNYLVKYNSISNDRISIVPTKYIINSEAKPSQAILSSQGTSMRVALELIKVGRAHACVSAGNTGALMGLAKLVLTPIAGIHRPALMVILPHQNNGKTVVLDIGANIKCNAMMLVQFAIIGEVIAKQIIGVVNVPRVALLNIGAENTKGFGNIHQAAKILSNISSINYIGYLEANELLTGKTDIIVCEGFVGNVTLKTMEGVIRFFLSLIKSSDDSVQHNFSMNTNIVCNFSYMNPDKYNGAYLVGLCGTVIKSHGAANQQAFTTAITQAVKAVERQISKKIASRLAECWITTE, encoded by the coding sequence TTGAGAGGTATAACCCTAGCACTAGATGCTATGGGTGGTGATTTCGGTCCTGATGTAATAGTGCCAGCAGCTTTACAGGCACTGAGATATTATCCACAACTTGAGCTTTTGCTTGTTGGCAAGCCTGCAGCAATTACTAATTATTTAGTCAAATATAATTCTATATCCAATGATAGAATATCAATAGTTCCAACTAAATATATTATAAATAGTGAAGCAAAACCATCACAAGCAATACTATCTAGTCAAGGGACATCAATGCGTGTTGCTCTTGAGTTAATTAAGGTAGGACGAGCTCATGCTTGTGTAAGTGCAGGTAATACTGGTGCACTAATGGGTTTAGCAAAATTAGTTTTAACACCTATCGCTGGCATTCACAGGCCTGCATTAATGGTTATATTACCCCATCAAAACAATGGTAAAACAGTAGTACTTGATATAGGAGCAAATATCAAGTGTAACGCTATGATGTTAGTGCAGTTCGCAATTATTGGTGAAGTAATAGCGAAGCAAATTATTGGAGTAGTAAATGTTCCAAGGGTTGCGTTATTAAATATTGGCGCAGAAAATACTAAAGGCTTTGGGAATATTCACCAGGCTGCAAAAATATTAAGTAATATTTCTTCAATTAATTATATTGGTTATCTTGAAGCTAATGAATTATTAACTGGAAAAACAGATATAATTGTATGTGAAGGTTTTGTTGGCAACGTTACACTAAAGACAATGGAAGGGGTCATAAGATTTTTTCTTTCATTAATTAAATCTTCAGATGATAGCGTTCAGCATAATTTCAGTATGAATACAAATATAGTTTGTAACTTTAGTTACATGAATCCAGACAAATATAATGGTGCTTATTTAGTAGGTTTATGTGGCACAGTAATTAAGAGCCACGGAGCAGCAAATCAGCAAGCTTTTACCACAGCAATTACACAGGCAGTAAAAGCAGTAGAGAGACAAATTTCTAAAAAAATAGCGTCACGTTTGGCTGAATGCTGGATTACTACAGAGTGA
- the rpmF gene encoding 50S ribosomal protein L32, producing the protein MAVQQNKPTRSKRGMRRAHDALTITTTSVDKTSGEIHLRHHITTNGFYRGGKVITR; encoded by the coding sequence ATGGCTGTACAACAAAATAAACCTACCCGTTCTAAACGGGGTATGCGACGCGCTCATGATGCACTTACAATAACTACTACATCAGTAGATAAAACTTCTGGTGAAATTCACCTGCGTCATCACATTACTACTAATGGTTTCTACCGAGGTGGTAAAGTGATAACTAGGTAA
- the rluC gene encoding 23S rRNA pseudouridine(955/2504/2580) synthase RluC — protein MVLPYRSKQAPNYQVNIINISTHEAGQRIDNFLLHKLKGVPKSLIYRIIRKGEVRINKKRIKPKFKLNIGDQLRIPPVLQNNNQHISPKLEKVAALKEAIIYEDNYILILNKPAGTPVHSGCKLSFGIIEGLRALWPNNYFLELIHRLDRNTSGILLVAKKRSVLRMMHEQLRMNSIKKYYLALVRGQWPSTTTVVDAPLMKTSVSSGKRLVQVNSNGKLSKTFFKVEERFTLATLVRASPVTGRTHQIRVHSQYAGHPIAFDNYYGDNIFDNKLKNSGLNRIFLHAVSLSFKHPASGKILHIEAPLDNSLLQCIRYLRTYHK, from the coding sequence ATGGTTTTACCATATCGATCTAAACAAGCACCTAATTATCAGGTAAATATTATTAACATATCTACACATGAAGCTGGTCAAAGAATAGATAATTTTTTGCTTCATAAACTAAAAGGAGTACCTAAAAGCCTTATTTATCGTATTATTCGTAAAGGAGAAGTACGAATAAACAAAAAAAGAATAAAACCTAAATTTAAATTAAACATTGGTGATCAACTACGCATACCACCAGTACTTCAAAATAATAATCAGCATATTTCTCCTAAACTTGAAAAAGTAGCTGCTTTAAAAGAAGCTATTATTTATGAAGATAATTATATTTTAATATTAAATAAACCAGCAGGAACTCCAGTACATAGCGGATGTAAATTGAGCTTTGGTATCATAGAAGGACTACGTGCATTATGGCCTAACAATTATTTCCTAGAACTTATACATCGACTAGATAGAAATACCTCTGGTATTTTACTTGTAGCAAAAAAACGTTCAGTTTTACGTATGATGCATGAGCAATTAAGAATGAACAGTATCAAAAAATATTATTTGGCACTGGTACGTGGTCAGTGGCCGTCTACTACTACAGTAGTAGATGCACCATTGATGAAGACAAGTGTATCTAGTGGGAAACGCCTAGTACAGGTTAACAGCAATGGTAAATTGTCAAAGACTTTTTTTAAAGTAGAAGAAAGATTCACACTAGCAACTCTAGTTAGAGCAAGTCCAGTTACCGGGCGTACCCACCAAATTCGTGTACATAGTCAGTATGCAGGTCATCCTATTGCTTTTGATAATTATTATGGTGATAATATTTTTGATAATAAATTAAAAAACAGTGGCCTAAATAGGATTTTCTTACATGCTGTATCGCTTAGTTTTAAACACCCTGCTAGCGGTAAAATATTACATATTGAAGCTCCTTTAGATAACTCATTACTTCAATGTATACGTTATCTACGTACCTATCATAAATAA